From the Acidovorax sp. NCPPB 3576 genome, the window GGGCTTGCTGCGCGCGGCCTGCAGCTGCAACACGTCCCACGCGGCGCCCGCGGCCTGCAGGGCCTGCGTGGCGGCGGCCAGGTTCTCCAGCGTGACGAAATTCATCACCAGCCAGCCGCCCGGGCGCAGGCGTTTCAGGCACAGCGCAATCAGCTCGGCCAGCTCGCCCCCCGAGCCGCCGATGAAGACGGCATCCGGGTCGGGCCACGCATCCAGCCCCTCGGGCGCCTTGCCGTGCACGAGCGTGTGGTTGGAGACCCCGAAGGCCTGCACGTTCTGCCGCGCGATGGCCGCATCGGCCTCGTTCTTCTCGATGGCCCACACATGGCCCTGGGGACTGAGGCGCGCGGCCTCCAGCCCCACAGAGCCGCTGCCGGCGCCGATGTCCCACACGCGGCTGTCGGCGCGCAGCTGCATGCGCGCCAGCGACACGGCGCGCACTTCCTGCTTGGTGATGAGGCCTTTGTCCGGCTGGCGCTGGTGGTAGGCCGCGTCGGGCAGGCCGAAGCGCACCGGCGCGGGCCGCTGGCGCGTGCGCACCAGCAGCACCACGTTGGGGTCGGCGAAGGCCTGCTGCGCCGCGTCGGCCGGCGCCAGGTCGGCGCACACGCGCTCGTCGGCCGTGCACAGGCGCTCGGCCACGCTGAGCTGGAACTCGTCCTGCAGCCCTTCAGCCAACAGCAGGCGGGCGATGCGCGCAGGCGTGTTGTCGGGGCTGGTCAGCACGGCCAGCCGGTCGTGCGCGCGCACGGCCTGCGCCAGGGCATACAGGCCGTGCGACGGCGCCGCGCCTTGCTGCCACTCGCCCGCATCCCTGGCATGCACCGAGACGATGCGCGCGTCCTGCCAGGCCAGCCCCAGGCGGGCGCAGGCCAGCTGCAGCGTGGAGACGTTGGGAATCACCTCGATGGCCTCGATGCACAGGCGCGAGGCCAGGTAGCTGGCGATGCCGTGGCACAGCGGGTCGCCCGTGGCCAGCACCACGCTGGCCTGCTGCGCATCGCGCGCGGCGGCGATCCAGCCGGGCACGGCGGACAGCTGCCCCGTGAGGTCGCGCCGCGTGGCGCCGGGGGCGATGTCGTCCTCGAACAGCGCCAGCGCGCGCGTGCCGCCCACCACCAGGTCGGCGCGGCGCAGCAGGGCCAGCGCGGTGGCGCCCAGGCTGGCCGCGCCGTCGTCGAGCACGCCGATGATGCGGCAGGGTTGGGGGTCGGGCATGGCGGTCGGGGCGGTGGTCAAGGCGGTCACGGGGTCGGGGGCGTTCATGCGGAGCAGGCCTCGGCCATCTTGCGGCCGTCGAAGTCGCAGACGAGCACCTGGAGTTGGAAGCGGCCCCCGTAGCGGTCGGGTGCCATGAGGGTGTCCACCACCGCGCGGGCCAGCGCATCGTGGAAGGGCGCGGCCAGGCCCAGCGCTTCCATGCGCTCGGCGGCGAAGCGCGCGGTCTCGGCGGCGGCGATCTCGGCGCACACGTCGGCCGGCGCGCCGATGCCGGCGGCCAGGCCGGCGAGCAATTGCGTATCGACCTCGGCGCGGTTGGCGTGGGTGATGGTCTCGCCCTGGGCGATCTTCGTGAGCTTGCCCACCATGCCGCCGATGACGACCTCGCGCAGCCCCTGGGCCACGGCCTCGTCGAGCGCGTAGCGCAGGAAGTCGCCCATCTGCACGAAGCAGGCGGCGGGCAGCTGCGCGCGCTCCTTCATGGCGAACTGCTCGGTGCGCCCGCCGGTGGTGAGCACCGCCACGCCATAGCCCAGCGTGGCCGCCACCTGCACGCCCTGCACCACGCTCGCGCGGTAGGCCGAGGTGGAGTAGGGCTTGACGATGCCGGTGGTGCCGAGGATGGAGATGCCGCCCAGGATGCCCAGCCGCGCGTTGAGCGTCTTCTTCGCCATGTCCACGCCCTGCGGCACGGAGATGGTGACCTCCAGCCCCGCATGGGCAAGCAGCGCCTCGCCCACGGCGCGCACGTTCTCTTCGATGTTCTTGCGCGGCACCGGGTTGATGGCCGGCCCGCCCACCGCCAGGCCCAGCCCGGCCATGGTGACGGTGCCCACGCCGAAGCCGCCCGCCAGCCGCACCGCGCCGGCATCGCCGGGCAGCACGCGCACGTCGGCGGTCAGGTGGGCCTTGTCGGTGCAGTCGGGGTCGTCGCCCGCGTCCTTGATGACCATGGCGTGCGCGGCCTGGCCGTCGCAGCGGCCGTCGTTCACGGCAAAGCGCACCACGTCGCCGTTGGGCAGCAGGCAGTCCACCGCCTCGGGCACGCTGCCGTGCACCAGTCCCAGCACGGCGGCGCGCGCGGCGGCGGCCGAGCACGCCCCGGTGGTGAAGCCGGTGCGCGTGCCGCGGCGCACGGTCTTTTCCATCATGGCGACGGCGTCCCCGGCATCGTGGCCTTCTGGCGGGCCTCGGCCAGCGCCAGCAGCGCGTGCAGCGCGGCCACCACCAGCGTGGAGCCGCCCTTGCGGCCGCGGATGACGATCCACGGCACCGCGTCCACGCCGGCCATCAGGTCCTTGGACTCGGCGGCGGAGACGAAGCCCACCGGCATGCCCACCACGAGCGCCGGGCGCACGCCCTCCTCGCGGATCAGCCGCACCAGTTCGATGAGCGCGGTGGGCGCGTTGCCGATGCCGACGACGGCCCCCTGCAGCAGCCCCCGCCGGTGCGCCTTGCGCATGGCCTGCACGGCGCGCGTGGTGTCCTCGGCCTGGGCCTGGGCGATCACGTCGGCGTCGCTGATGAACTGGTGCGTGCGCATGCCGAAGTGCGCCAGGCGCGGCTGCGACAGGCCCGAGCAGATCATCTCCACGTCGGCCACCACGGGCGCGCCGCCGCGCAGCATGGCGGCGATGCCGGCCTCCACCGCCTGGGGGTGGAAGTCGGTCAGGCCGTTGAACTCGAAGTCGGCGTTGGCGTGGATCATGCGGCGCACGATGGGCCACTGCTGCGCCGTGTACGGATGCGGGCCGGCCTCGGCGTCGATGATGGCGAAGCTGTCGTGCTCGATGGCCTGGCCGGCGCGCGTGAGCTGCTCGGTGACGGTGTTGACGGTGCTCATGCGGCGGCGGTCTCGTGCGGGTGCCCGTGCGCCGGGACGTGGTCATGGCCGTCGCTATGGCCATGGTTGTGGTCGAGCGACGAATGCGCGTGGCCGTGCGCCCCATGGGCCGGGTGCGCAGGTGGCGATCCGGGCCGGTGGACCACCACTTCGGCCGTGGCCAGGGCCACCGCGGGCTCGGGTTGCGCCCCTGGCGCGGGCGCAGGGGCGTGCGTGTGTTCGTGGCTGTGGCCATGCCCCAGGTCGTGCGCGATCTCGCGGTATTTGCAGCCATCGCACGGCAGCAGGCTGTTCGGCACGCCCTCCAGCAGGTCGGCCACGCGGCGGTCCAGCAGCTCGAAGATCTCGCGCTCCAGGCCGAAGTGCTGCGACTGGGCGAAGCGCACCTGCGGGTACTGCGCGCGCAGGTGCTCCACCTGCCGGCCGATGCGCTGCATGAGCGTGCCGGTGTACAGGTAGTACGGCAGCACCACGATCTGCTTCATGCCCAGCAGTGTCTGGCGCTGCACCACGCGCTCCAGGCGCGGCC encodes:
- the cbiE gene encoding precorrin-6y C5,15-methyltransferase (decarboxylating) subunit CbiE — protein: MNAPDPVTALTTAPTAMPDPQPCRIIGVLDDGAASLGATALALLRRADLVVGGTRALALFEDDIAPGATRRDLTGQLSAVPGWIAAARDAQQASVVLATGDPLCHGIASYLASRLCIEAIEVIPNVSTLQLACARLGLAWQDARIVSVHARDAGEWQQGAAPSHGLYALAQAVRAHDRLAVLTSPDNTPARIARLLLAEGLQDEFQLSVAERLCTADERVCADLAPADAAQQAFADPNVVLLVRTRQRPAPVRFGLPDAAYHQRQPDKGLITKQEVRAVSLARMQLRADSRVWDIGAGSGSVGLEAARLSPQGHVWAIEKNEADAAIARQNVQAFGVSNHTLVHGKAPEGLDAWPDPDAVFIGGSGGELAELIALCLKRLRPGGWLVMNFVTLENLAAATQALQAAGAAWDVLQLQAARSKPILHMHRMAAENPVWIVCAQAVSTEAPAAVVEEGA
- a CDS encoding cobalt-precorrin-5B (C(1))-methyltransferase, translating into MMEKTVRRGTRTGFTTGACSAAAARAAVLGLVHGSVPEAVDCLLPNGDVVRFAVNDGRCDGQAAHAMVIKDAGDDPDCTDKAHLTADVRVLPGDAGAVRLAGGFGVGTVTMAGLGLAVGGPAINPVPRKNIEENVRAVGEALLAHAGLEVTISVPQGVDMAKKTLNARLGILGGISILGTTGIVKPYSTSAYRASVVQGVQVAATLGYGVAVLTTGGRTEQFAMKERAQLPAACFVQMGDFLRYALDEAVAQGLREVVIGGMVGKLTKIAQGETITHANRAEVDTQLLAGLAAGIGAPADVCAEIAAAETARFAAERMEALGLAAPFHDALARAVVDTLMAPDRYGGRFQLQVLVCDFDGRKMAEACSA
- a CDS encoding precorrin-8X methylmutase — its product is MSTVNTVTEQLTRAGQAIEHDSFAIIDAEAGPHPYTAQQWPIVRRMIHANADFEFNGLTDFHPQAVEAGIAAMLRGGAPVVADVEMICSGLSQPRLAHFGMRTHQFISDADVIAQAQAEDTTRAVQAMRKAHRRGLLQGAVVGIGNAPTALIELVRLIREEGVRPALVVGMPVGFVSAAESKDLMAGVDAVPWIVIRGRKGGSTLVVAALHALLALAEARQKATMPGTPSP
- a CDS encoding sirohydrochlorin chelatase, whose protein sequence is MNTTILLIGHGSREPEGNDEIHAFVAQWRARQPAWRIEVCFIEFAPPGLHDGLLRAAQGSQRVLVLPLILNAAGHVKMEIPEAIEHARAHCPGVDFRYGPHLTACDPILDVLRRKLRECMAVLDMPDPTTTGVVLLARGSSDRQANGDVAKMARWLQEDGHHELVDLAFTGITWPRLERVVQRQTLLGMKQIVVLPYYLYTGTLMQRIGRQVEHLRAQYPQVRFAQSQHFGLEREIFELLDRRVADLLEGVPNSLLPCDGCKYREIAHDLGHGHSHEHTHAPAPAPGAQPEPAVALATAEVVVHRPGSPPAHPAHGAHGHAHSSLDHNHGHSDGHDHVPAHGHPHETAAA